Proteins encoded within one genomic window of Glandiceps talaboti chromosome 3, keGlaTala1.1, whole genome shotgun sequence:
- the LOC144433316 gene encoding uncharacterized protein LOC144433316 yields MTKVERNRYHRMCKQVKEVGSLSAMETCEGSIELSTMEMSTANGSSTMMETNEGTETPSIMETDEGSGEVPSLETSAGNGSSTSMETSTGIQIPSLMETCEALSSAGSEEYHLKYYILDCAVPKQLDGLNPNQHTIHDLIEIILRNEAIRDGVTAQIYSIEGTPITCDVFLNRWTLKKREISSGSVLFVIFHLNGLRDTTIHSYEPLDHTIGSATLNVHVMLGDTYKIKYDSDKDTVQNLRQKIWSATGIETSCQLRR; encoded by the exons ATGACGAAAGTGGAAAGAAATCGTTATCATCGCATGTGTAAACAAGTCAAAGAAGTAGGCAGTTTGTCAGCGATGGAGACTTGTGAAGGAAGCATAGAGTTGTCAACGATGGAGATGAGCACAGCAAATGGATCATCAACCATGATGGAGACCAATGAAGGAACTGAGACACCATCAATTATGGAGACTGATGAAGGAAGTGGAGAGGTGCCATCATTGGAGACAAGTGCAGGAAATGGATCATCAACATCGATGGAGACGAGCACAGGAATTCAGATACCATCACTGATGGAGACTTGTGAAGCATTGTCATCTGCAGGCAGTGAGGAGTATCATCTCAAATACTACATTTTAGATTGTGCAGTGCCAAAGCAGTTAGATGGTCTAAACCCTAATCAGCACACCATTCATGACTTGATAGAAATCATATTGAGAAATGAAGCCATCAGAGATGGTGTCACTGCCCAGATATACTCTATTGAAGGGACACCAATCACATGTGATGTCTTTCTTAACAGAT GGACATTAAAAAAGCGTGAAATCAGCTCTGGTTCTGTGTTGTTTGTTATCTTCCACCTAAATGGATTGAGAGATACCACCATCCATTCATATGAGCCATTAGACCACACCATAGGCTCTGCAACACTCAATGTTCACGTAATGTTGGGAGATACGTACAAAATCAAATATGATTCGGATAAAGACACTGTACAG AACCTGAGACAGAAGATTTGGTCAGCAACTGGAATTGAAACAAGTTGTCAGCTACGCAGGTAA